The Culex pipiens pallens isolate TS chromosome 2, TS_CPP_V2, whole genome shotgun sequence DNA window TTAAACACCGAAAAGCAGTTCATGCACCGGAAGTAATCCGTTTTGagcagaatattttccaacgtTTGATGGTGCACATTTAGATGCGCTTTGAAGGCGGCCTTGTCCTCCGTTGAGAACTGACAGTACTGACACTCGGAGATGGCTTTCGTCGCAGCAGGTGGTTCCTTTTCAGGCTGTTTTACTTTGGTCGTCGAATCAGAGTCGGGTTCTTCTAAAGCCTCGTAGCTCAAGTACTCGCTTGGATCTTCCGGTTCCTCGACAGCTTCAACCTTGCCGACAGGCTTCAGAGGTTCGGCGGGAAGTTCTTctgaaaattgattaaaaacgtaatttttaaatgtttacttttgaaGCTTTTCTCACCATCCGTTTCAAAGTCCTGCACTTCGCTCTGTGCGGTGGCCTCCTCCAGCACTTGGTCCAACTGCTCCGAAgccaactgctgctgctgtagcTGCTCCGGTTCCGTTTCATCCATCATTTCCACCACGTCAAATTGCAGCACCTCCAGATCCAGCTCTTCGTCAACCTGGGTTCCGGAGTGCTTCAGCGGGGGCGTCACCTGGATTGAGGCACTTCGAACCGTTGGCTTCGCAATGGGAACGGTCTGACAGGCCGACTCCAACGATTGTACGACACAATCAGTTGCAGCATCATTGGTGACAGGTTTGGGAGCTTTCTGGAGGGTTAGGAAAGCCCGGTAACTTCCGGCATCGCCTTCATCGATCCGTATGCAGTCGGTTTGGGTTTCCGCCGCGATCATCGGTGGCCTCGTCACCGCCACCACCGTTGGCTTTTGCTCCGGCGGTTTCTCGCAGTTGAATATCTCATACAGCAAATCTTCCGATTTGCATACTTTGTCTTTGAACGAGTACAACTCCTTCAGCTTCGTTTTACAACTCACGCAAACATTCTTCGGAAGAACCTCGTTTTTCGTTGGCTGTAATAAGAACCATTATCAAGACCGACTTCACAACTCTCCAACGGATCAACTCACCTTAAAACCCATCGTAAGCTCGAGCACCTTCGGGAAGGGAACGATCCGGCCGTCGACGATTTCGTTGCAGAAAATCGGCTTCAGCTGGTCCGGCGGAAGTTCCGCTGCGAGGCAGGTGCGGCACATCTCGTTGGCGTTCACCTGCAACTCCAGCGCGGAGTCGGACTCCTTCATGTTGGGGACGATTAATTACACAAAAGAAcagtttttacaaaattacacAACGAAAATGTTACCGCGGATCAGATTCAAGAAACGGTGGCTGTGGTTTTTTTTGGCTTTGTTGATGTTTACAAGTTTGACTTAAATGACAGTTGAGTCAAATGAAACAGTAGAGGCCTAAAAATTGTGCTTTGTGGTGATGAAAAATACTATACCTCTTCAAAACTTGTTGCATACATtcaggggatttttttttcaaaaataaggcaTGGAGAGGAGAAtgagcaaatttgtatggaagctggtccaaggatgtaggGACCAACTTTTTACGGAAAATCTCGCCGAGACTTGATAAAAAGTTTTCCGGACCACATTGCAGGaaacaaaaatgtgttaaagtttataatctaatctaatcaaacccaaacaacacaattctgaatcaacaggggaggaagaagcgtttgggaccctctgggatgggaccttgcatttccacgaatgccctggacactatttgccgtgattatagcgccacaacttaCTCACTGTTGAAGATATAAAAAAGGTTATTAATTCAacacagtttaaaaaattattaatgtCCCCCTCCTCCTCATCTCAAACCCAGACGCCACTACGACGTTTAGAATATTGCTGATCGTCTGATCCGGCACCTTCTTGTTCTTCTTGCGGCGGCTAAGGGTCTGCTTCGGATTCTCCGCCTTCGCCAGTGCTCGGCAGCGCGGGTTCGCGGTTTTCGGTCTGTCGTTGAATGCCTGGAAGGTTCCGTTGCTCCGTGACACCTTCCGATCCAATCGTGCTGGCCGCCGCGCCATCATCATTTCTGGCGTCGGgatataggattttttttccaaaatgcaaAGGTCGTGTTGACCCACAAGCCTCGCAATTCGCTAGAGGAAAATTTGCGGGCAACGGCAATCCTCTGCATCGCACACTGACAGCCGCTCCAACAGCTCGCCGTATGCGTTTGGCACTTTATTCCTTGCAGCTGTAAGTTCATCTTGAACTCTTCCGTGCCGCTATTACACAGTGGGCACTTGAAATAATAACCCGTCGTGAACGCGAGCAATGCGCCACAGCTCCGATGGAACCAGCCGTTCTTGCAACAGGGTGCCAACATGGACTCCATCCGGTTGAACGTTCCAAGCTTTTCTGTGCAGATGACACACTCGTCATCCTCATCATGGTGAATCGAATCATCAAGTTTGACGTGCTTCGGACACCAGTTACGGAACTTTCCGGCAAACTCATTCACACATTCGGCCCTCGTTCCGCAAACCGTGTGGTAGGTACGGCAGCATTTTTTGGCGTAGCTGAGCAAAGGCCTACTTCGATGGTAGAACCAAAAACACACATCCAAAAAGCCAGAACAAAGCCGAAAGCCGAAAGAAGACAACGCGAAGCGAGCTTGTCGAGGAAATTTATTGCACTTGGGTGGGAGGAGGAAATAACAAACCCGAAACAAAAATGTGTTAACGTTTGCCTGAAAACTGTCTTAAAATCAGCAATTAATGAACGATATTGATCATCTTtgcaagactttttttcatgtcctGGCGAGATATATcgatccttggaccaaattcgccCATTTCCAAAAAGGTGTCAACGTGGTTTCTGGATGTGTAGGCACAGATGAAAAATGCATGACCTTCACATTGTTAAGACTCAACGTTCACATAATTAACAGTTAATTAAATAGTTAACTGAGTAAACATGACAAAATCCTACTGAATTTTAGACTGGTAGTCTAAACCTGTATAATAACACATGGGTGAAGAGCCATAGCCTTTAAATTTGCACGTACGCAGAATGCCAAAAAGTGAACAAAGAAACACGAATCTATCAACGTAACATAGGTAGTTCAAGAATGCCGTCCAAGGATTTCAAATCAAAGTTTTCCCAAACAAAAATAGAATTCAGTTTTGATTTCGGTTCCGGAGATTTAGGTCTAAAACTGAGAATAATGTAGTAATAAATCGAAGAGAGAATATACATATTTTTGGTTTGCCTAGAATTCAACGTTATGAATTTACAGGCCAGATAAAGGGTGTTGCAACAAAATTAATGTGAAGTCCGTGATAGAATAGAACATGTTCATTTTGTACTCAAATTGATTTTGCAAAAGTAAAGCTAGTAGCATATAATGAAACATTAATGATTGGATTGATTGCTGACTTTATTAGTAATAACAatgaaatatatatataaaccaCACAGCTAAGTTACACTGTTTTAACCGCTACGGTTGGGAAATTTACCGCCACCACCGCGAGCCTCTCGTCTCATGCGGGATCCGTCCAGCATTGATTCGCCAGCTTCGCCTTGACGAGTTTCTCTGGTGCGCCGGTAAATCGC harbors:
- the LOC120416645 gene encoding zinc finger protein 425-like, whose product is MKESDSALELQVNANEMCRTCLAAELPPDQLKPIFCNEIVDGRIVPFPKVLELTMGFKPTKNEVLPKNVCVSCKTKLKELYSFKDKVCKSEDLLYEIFNCEKPPEQKPTVVAVTRPPMIAAETQTDCIRIDEGDAGSYRAFLTLQKAPKPVTNDAATDCVVQSLESACQTVPIAKPTVRSASIQVTPPLKHSGTQVDEELDLEVLQFDVVEMMDETEPEQLQQQQLASEQLDQVLEEATAQSEVQDFETDEELPAEPLKPVGKVEAVEEPEDPSEYLSYEALEEPDSDSTTKVKQPEKEPPAATKAISECQYCQFSTEDKAAFKAHLNVHHQTLENILLKTDYFRCMNCFSVFNSGAALKYHFQDGPCDAMRNELIETEEVDKHEKFYSHGFDICLPKMKSFHKINKISVACGTCNMQFKTFEEATDHYTIHEQELESQQDVDQIWEKNDFSQIHYCGICNEPFPDATFIRQHVYFHRNAFDCPFDCPASCYTFGSLTEHIKRHLSSSEEPQPPSTPKSTLKKPKATSTQPTDLVCEICSKSFNSKASLKVHTKNHYADRRHVCSMCPKSFIQKSDLTIHIRSHTDERPFACTVPGCDKKFRTSSHRRDHMSTHAAQNAFQCEFCQKMFKAERILQGHLRLHTGLKPFECELCGKAFSRKQHLKLHMKTHEKEKE